A stretch of Girardinichthys multiradiatus isolate DD_20200921_A chromosome 20, DD_fGirMul_XY1, whole genome shotgun sequence DNA encodes these proteins:
- the LOC124857512 gene encoding transcription factor SOX-13-like isoform X4: MVEPSPPALRILSGGDVHMANLDIKVEQEECKGGGGATNSEHPRSLQDWSANQPLEARQLTPPLSRSPSEGSPGKELSHKQSPSGLKEAGIHERSEGQSKIKEVMPTIEKLLNADWKEKLLDKSSVGAGQLKGTPESLAEKELQLLMMINQLSGLREQLLGAHSEQRNMAALLLEKQQQQMELARQQQEQIAKQQQQLIQQQHKINLLQQQIQQVNMPYVMIPAFHPNTQPLPVTSDPPMTLPLQPIPCKPIDYPMQLLPNSRPASIKRSSNSFRQEASQPLNLTSKPKGMELRKTSSPQNLELGSLGLHGAYRPRDLQREVSNSSPRSALSFLGDGDLVTQAIHDAQQLLRSHSGGGRERERDCSGKMEHKGSLRPEKVTHYERGEERHGLQATEDNLSSDSEGALPISVPGSYAETRPTSSTGHIKRPMNAFMVWAKDERRRILQAFPDMHNSSISKILGSRWKAMSNQEKQPYYEEQARLSRQHLERYPDYKYKPRPKRTCIVEGRRLRVGEYKAMMKSRRQEQRATYGHSQSEPQQIHYSQSDSQYPAGGSISVPGLPFHPALLEHYLPQVPATGHRSEGRDTPTPQPRDRDRDREREQERERPPYSEGEESDLGERSEGELVLLTD; the protein is encoded by the exons ATGGTTGAGCCCAGCCCTCCAGCTCTACGCATCCTCTCCGGTGGGGATGTACACATGGCAAATCTTGATATCAAAGTTGAACAGGAGGAATGCAAGGGAGGTGGTGGAGCCACAAATTCGGAGCACCCCAGGAGTTTGCAAGACTGGTCAGCAAATCAGCCTCTTGAGGCTCGCCAGTTGACCCCACCACTGTCACGCTCCCCTTCA GAGGGCTCTCCGGGAAAGGAGCTGTCTCACAAGCAAAGCCCTTCAGGACTGAAGGAAGCTGGGATTCATGAGCGATCAGAGGGGCAATCCAAAATTAAGGAAG TAATGCCGACCATTGAGAAGCTGCTGAATGCCGACTGGAAGGAGAAACTTCTGGATAAAAGCTCAGTGGGCGCAGGACAACTGAAAG GAACCCCTGAGTCTCTGGCAGAGAAGGAGCTCCAGTTGTTGATGATGATAAACCAGCTGAGCGGCCTCAGAGAGCAGCTGCTGGGCGCCCACTCAGAACAGAGGAACATGGCCGCCCTGctgctggagaagcagcagcagcagatggagCTGGCCCGACAACAACAGGAACAG ATCgccaagcagcagcagcagctgatcCAGCAGCAGCACAAGATCAACCTGCTTCAGCAGCAGATCCAG CAGGTGAACATGCCCTATGTGATGATTCCAGCTTTCCACCCAAACACCCAGCCCCTCCCTGTCACCTCTGACCCCCCAATGACCTTGCCACTGCAGCCGATACCCTGCAAGCCGA TCGACTATCCTATGCAGCTGCTGCCAAACAGCCGCCCCGCATCCATCAAGAGGAGCAGTAACTCCTTCCGGCAG GAGGCCAGCCAGCCCTTGAACCTGACCTCCAAGCCAAAGGGGATGGAACTAAGGAAGACATCCAGCCCACAGAACCTGGAGCTGGGATCGCTGGGGCTCCATGGGGCCTACAGACCCAGAGATCTCCAGAGAGAGGTGTCCAACAGCTCACCACGGTCTGCCCTCA GTTTCCTGGGAGACGGTGACCTGGTCACCCAGGCCATCCATGATGCCCAGCAGCTCCTGAGGAGTCACAGCGGCGGAGGgagggagagggagagagacTGTTCAGGAAAAATG GAACATAAAGGTTCTCTCCGTCCTGAAAAAGTAACTCACTACGAGCGTGGTGAAGAAAGACACGGCCTGCAGGCCACTGAGGACAACCTCAGCAGTGACTCGGAGG GTGCCTTGCCCATCTCAGTACCAGGCAGCTACGCTGAGACCCGGCCCACTTCCTCCACTGGCCACATCAAGAGACCCATGAATGCCTTCATGGTGTGGGCCAAGGACGAGCGCAGGAGGATCCTCCAGGCTTTCCCTGACATGCACAACTCCTCCATCAGCAAGATTCTAG GCTCCAGGTGGAAGGCCATGTCCAACCAGGAGAAGCAGCCTTACTATGAGGAGCAGGCGAGGCTGAGCAGGCAGCACCTGGAGCGTTACCCTGACTACAAATACAAGCCCCGGCCCAAACGGACCTGCATCGTGGAGGGCCGAAGGCTGAGGGTGGGCGAGTACAAGGCCATGATGAAGAGCCGTAGGCAGGAGCAGAGAGCGACTTACGGGCACAG TCAATCAGAGCCACAGCAGATCCATTACTCCCAAAGTGACAGCCAGTATCCAGCCGGCGGGTCCATCTCCGTCCCAGGCTTGCCGTTTCACCCCGCGCTGCTGGAGCACTACCTGCCACAAGTCCCGGCCACTGGCCACAGATCAGAGGGCCGGGACACGCCCACCCCTCAGcccagagacagagacagagacagagagagggaaCAAGAGAGAGAGCGACCCCCGTACAGCGAAGGAGAAGAAAGCGATCTGGGAGAGAGGAGCGAAGGCGAACTGGTGCTCCTCACAGACTGA
- the LOC124857512 gene encoding transcription factor SOX-13-like isoform X2, with translation MVEPSPPALRILSGGDVHMANLDIKVEQEECKGGGGATNSEHPRSLQDWSANQPLEARQLTPPLSRSPSEGSPGKELSHKQSPSGLKEAGIHERSEGQSKIKEVMPTIEKLLNADWKEKLLDKSSVGAGQLKGTPESLAEKELQLLMMINQLSGLREQLLGAHSEQRNMAALLLEKQQQQMELARQQQEQIAKQQQQLIQQQHKINLLQQQIQVNMPYVMIPAFHPNTQPLPVTSDPPMTLPLQPIPCKPTVDYPMQLLPNSRPASIKRSSNSFRQEASQPLNLTSKPKGMELRKTSSPQNLELGSLGLHGAYRPRDLQREVSNSSPRSALSFLGDGDLVTQAIHDAQQLLRSHSGGGRERERDCSGKMEHKGSLRPEKVTHYERGEERHGLQATEDNLSSDSEGALPISVPGSYAETRPTSSTGHIKRPMNAFMVWAKDERRRILQAFPDMHNSSISKILGSRWKAMSNQEKQPYYEEQARLSRQHLERYPDYKYKPRPKRTCIVEGRRLRVGEYKAMMKSRRQEQRATYGHSQSEPQQIHYSQSDSQYPAGGSISVPGLPFHPALLEHYLPQVPATGHRSEGRDTPTPQPRDRDRDREREQERERPPYSEGEESDLGERSEGELVLLTD, from the exons ATGGTTGAGCCCAGCCCTCCAGCTCTACGCATCCTCTCCGGTGGGGATGTACACATGGCAAATCTTGATATCAAAGTTGAACAGGAGGAATGCAAGGGAGGTGGTGGAGCCACAAATTCGGAGCACCCCAGGAGTTTGCAAGACTGGTCAGCAAATCAGCCTCTTGAGGCTCGCCAGTTGACCCCACCACTGTCACGCTCCCCTTCA GAGGGCTCTCCGGGAAAGGAGCTGTCTCACAAGCAAAGCCCTTCAGGACTGAAGGAAGCTGGGATTCATGAGCGATCAGAGGGGCAATCCAAAATTAAGGAAG TAATGCCGACCATTGAGAAGCTGCTGAATGCCGACTGGAAGGAGAAACTTCTGGATAAAAGCTCAGTGGGCGCAGGACAACTGAAAG GAACCCCTGAGTCTCTGGCAGAGAAGGAGCTCCAGTTGTTGATGATGATAAACCAGCTGAGCGGCCTCAGAGAGCAGCTGCTGGGCGCCCACTCAGAACAGAGGAACATGGCCGCCCTGctgctggagaagcagcagcagcagatggagCTGGCCCGACAACAACAGGAACAG ATCgccaagcagcagcagcagctgatcCAGCAGCAGCACAAGATCAACCTGCTTCAGCAGCAGATCCAG GTGAACATGCCCTATGTGATGATTCCAGCTTTCCACCCAAACACCCAGCCCCTCCCTGTCACCTCTGACCCCCCAATGACCTTGCCACTGCAGCCGATACCCTGCAAGCCGA CAGTCGACTATCCTATGCAGCTGCTGCCAAACAGCCGCCCCGCATCCATCAAGAGGAGCAGTAACTCCTTCCGGCAG GAGGCCAGCCAGCCCTTGAACCTGACCTCCAAGCCAAAGGGGATGGAACTAAGGAAGACATCCAGCCCACAGAACCTGGAGCTGGGATCGCTGGGGCTCCATGGGGCCTACAGACCCAGAGATCTCCAGAGAGAGGTGTCCAACAGCTCACCACGGTCTGCCCTCA GTTTCCTGGGAGACGGTGACCTGGTCACCCAGGCCATCCATGATGCCCAGCAGCTCCTGAGGAGTCACAGCGGCGGAGGgagggagagggagagagacTGTTCAGGAAAAATG GAACATAAAGGTTCTCTCCGTCCTGAAAAAGTAACTCACTACGAGCGTGGTGAAGAAAGACACGGCCTGCAGGCCACTGAGGACAACCTCAGCAGTGACTCGGAGG GTGCCTTGCCCATCTCAGTACCAGGCAGCTACGCTGAGACCCGGCCCACTTCCTCCACTGGCCACATCAAGAGACCCATGAATGCCTTCATGGTGTGGGCCAAGGACGAGCGCAGGAGGATCCTCCAGGCTTTCCCTGACATGCACAACTCCTCCATCAGCAAGATTCTAG GCTCCAGGTGGAAGGCCATGTCCAACCAGGAGAAGCAGCCTTACTATGAGGAGCAGGCGAGGCTGAGCAGGCAGCACCTGGAGCGTTACCCTGACTACAAATACAAGCCCCGGCCCAAACGGACCTGCATCGTGGAGGGCCGAAGGCTGAGGGTGGGCGAGTACAAGGCCATGATGAAGAGCCGTAGGCAGGAGCAGAGAGCGACTTACGGGCACAG TCAATCAGAGCCACAGCAGATCCATTACTCCCAAAGTGACAGCCAGTATCCAGCCGGCGGGTCCATCTCCGTCCCAGGCTTGCCGTTTCACCCCGCGCTGCTGGAGCACTACCTGCCACAAGTCCCGGCCACTGGCCACAGATCAGAGGGCCGGGACACGCCCACCCCTCAGcccagagacagagacagagacagagagagggaaCAAGAGAGAGAGCGACCCCCGTACAGCGAAGGAGAAGAAAGCGATCTGGGAGAGAGGAGCGAAGGCGAACTGGTGCTCCTCACAGACTGA
- the LOC124857512 gene encoding transcription factor SOX-13-like isoform X1: protein MVEPSPPALRILSGGDVHMANLDIKVEQEECKGGGGATNSEHPRSLQDWSANQPLEARQLTPPLSRSPSEGSPGKELSHKQSPSGLKEAGIHERSEGQSKIKEVMPTIEKLLNADWKEKLLDKSSVGAGQLKGTPESLAEKELQLLMMINQLSGLREQLLGAHSEQRNMAALLLEKQQQQMELARQQQEQIAKQQQQLIQQQHKINLLQQQIQQVNMPYVMIPAFHPNTQPLPVTSDPPMTLPLQPIPCKPTVDYPMQLLPNSRPASIKRSSNSFRQEASQPLNLTSKPKGMELRKTSSPQNLELGSLGLHGAYRPRDLQREVSNSSPRSALSFLGDGDLVTQAIHDAQQLLRSHSGGGRERERDCSGKMEHKGSLRPEKVTHYERGEERHGLQATEDNLSSDSEGALPISVPGSYAETRPTSSTGHIKRPMNAFMVWAKDERRRILQAFPDMHNSSISKILGSRWKAMSNQEKQPYYEEQARLSRQHLERYPDYKYKPRPKRTCIVEGRRLRVGEYKAMMKSRRQEQRATYGHSQSEPQQIHYSQSDSQYPAGGSISVPGLPFHPALLEHYLPQVPATGHRSEGRDTPTPQPRDRDRDREREQERERPPYSEGEESDLGERSEGELVLLTD, encoded by the exons ATGGTTGAGCCCAGCCCTCCAGCTCTACGCATCCTCTCCGGTGGGGATGTACACATGGCAAATCTTGATATCAAAGTTGAACAGGAGGAATGCAAGGGAGGTGGTGGAGCCACAAATTCGGAGCACCCCAGGAGTTTGCAAGACTGGTCAGCAAATCAGCCTCTTGAGGCTCGCCAGTTGACCCCACCACTGTCACGCTCCCCTTCA GAGGGCTCTCCGGGAAAGGAGCTGTCTCACAAGCAAAGCCCTTCAGGACTGAAGGAAGCTGGGATTCATGAGCGATCAGAGGGGCAATCCAAAATTAAGGAAG TAATGCCGACCATTGAGAAGCTGCTGAATGCCGACTGGAAGGAGAAACTTCTGGATAAAAGCTCAGTGGGCGCAGGACAACTGAAAG GAACCCCTGAGTCTCTGGCAGAGAAGGAGCTCCAGTTGTTGATGATGATAAACCAGCTGAGCGGCCTCAGAGAGCAGCTGCTGGGCGCCCACTCAGAACAGAGGAACATGGCCGCCCTGctgctggagaagcagcagcagcagatggagCTGGCCCGACAACAACAGGAACAG ATCgccaagcagcagcagcagctgatcCAGCAGCAGCACAAGATCAACCTGCTTCAGCAGCAGATCCAG CAGGTGAACATGCCCTATGTGATGATTCCAGCTTTCCACCCAAACACCCAGCCCCTCCCTGTCACCTCTGACCCCCCAATGACCTTGCCACTGCAGCCGATACCCTGCAAGCCGA CAGTCGACTATCCTATGCAGCTGCTGCCAAACAGCCGCCCCGCATCCATCAAGAGGAGCAGTAACTCCTTCCGGCAG GAGGCCAGCCAGCCCTTGAACCTGACCTCCAAGCCAAAGGGGATGGAACTAAGGAAGACATCCAGCCCACAGAACCTGGAGCTGGGATCGCTGGGGCTCCATGGGGCCTACAGACCCAGAGATCTCCAGAGAGAGGTGTCCAACAGCTCACCACGGTCTGCCCTCA GTTTCCTGGGAGACGGTGACCTGGTCACCCAGGCCATCCATGATGCCCAGCAGCTCCTGAGGAGTCACAGCGGCGGAGGgagggagagggagagagacTGTTCAGGAAAAATG GAACATAAAGGTTCTCTCCGTCCTGAAAAAGTAACTCACTACGAGCGTGGTGAAGAAAGACACGGCCTGCAGGCCACTGAGGACAACCTCAGCAGTGACTCGGAGG GTGCCTTGCCCATCTCAGTACCAGGCAGCTACGCTGAGACCCGGCCCACTTCCTCCACTGGCCACATCAAGAGACCCATGAATGCCTTCATGGTGTGGGCCAAGGACGAGCGCAGGAGGATCCTCCAGGCTTTCCCTGACATGCACAACTCCTCCATCAGCAAGATTCTAG GCTCCAGGTGGAAGGCCATGTCCAACCAGGAGAAGCAGCCTTACTATGAGGAGCAGGCGAGGCTGAGCAGGCAGCACCTGGAGCGTTACCCTGACTACAAATACAAGCCCCGGCCCAAACGGACCTGCATCGTGGAGGGCCGAAGGCTGAGGGTGGGCGAGTACAAGGCCATGATGAAGAGCCGTAGGCAGGAGCAGAGAGCGACTTACGGGCACAG TCAATCAGAGCCACAGCAGATCCATTACTCCCAAAGTGACAGCCAGTATCCAGCCGGCGGGTCCATCTCCGTCCCAGGCTTGCCGTTTCACCCCGCGCTGCTGGAGCACTACCTGCCACAAGTCCCGGCCACTGGCCACAGATCAGAGGGCCGGGACACGCCCACCCCTCAGcccagagacagagacagagacagagagagggaaCAAGAGAGAGAGCGACCCCCGTACAGCGAAGGAGAAGAAAGCGATCTGGGAGAGAGGAGCGAAGGCGAACTGGTGCTCCTCACAGACTGA
- the LOC124857512 gene encoding transcription factor SOX-13-like isoform X3: protein MVEPSPPALRILSGGDVHMANLDIKVEQEECKGGGGATNSEHPRSLQDWSANQPLEARQLTPPLSRSPSEGSPGKELSHKQSPSGLKEAGIHERSEGQSKIKEVMPTIEKLLNADWKEKLLDKSSVGAGQLKGTPESLAEKELQLLMMINQLSGLREQLLGAHSEQRNMAALLLEKQQQQMELARQQQEQIAKQQQQLIQQQHKINLLQQQIQVNMPYVMIPAFHPNTQPLPVTSDPPMTLPLQPIPCKPIDYPMQLLPNSRPASIKRSSNSFRQEASQPLNLTSKPKGMELRKTSSPQNLELGSLGLHGAYRPRDLQREVSNSSPRSALSFLGDGDLVTQAIHDAQQLLRSHSGGGRERERDCSGKMEHKGSLRPEKVTHYERGEERHGLQATEDNLSSDSEGALPISVPGSYAETRPTSSTGHIKRPMNAFMVWAKDERRRILQAFPDMHNSSISKILGSRWKAMSNQEKQPYYEEQARLSRQHLERYPDYKYKPRPKRTCIVEGRRLRVGEYKAMMKSRRQEQRATYGHSQSEPQQIHYSQSDSQYPAGGSISVPGLPFHPALLEHYLPQVPATGHRSEGRDTPTPQPRDRDRDREREQERERPPYSEGEESDLGERSEGELVLLTD from the exons ATGGTTGAGCCCAGCCCTCCAGCTCTACGCATCCTCTCCGGTGGGGATGTACACATGGCAAATCTTGATATCAAAGTTGAACAGGAGGAATGCAAGGGAGGTGGTGGAGCCACAAATTCGGAGCACCCCAGGAGTTTGCAAGACTGGTCAGCAAATCAGCCTCTTGAGGCTCGCCAGTTGACCCCACCACTGTCACGCTCCCCTTCA GAGGGCTCTCCGGGAAAGGAGCTGTCTCACAAGCAAAGCCCTTCAGGACTGAAGGAAGCTGGGATTCATGAGCGATCAGAGGGGCAATCCAAAATTAAGGAAG TAATGCCGACCATTGAGAAGCTGCTGAATGCCGACTGGAAGGAGAAACTTCTGGATAAAAGCTCAGTGGGCGCAGGACAACTGAAAG GAACCCCTGAGTCTCTGGCAGAGAAGGAGCTCCAGTTGTTGATGATGATAAACCAGCTGAGCGGCCTCAGAGAGCAGCTGCTGGGCGCCCACTCAGAACAGAGGAACATGGCCGCCCTGctgctggagaagcagcagcagcagatggagCTGGCCCGACAACAACAGGAACAG ATCgccaagcagcagcagcagctgatcCAGCAGCAGCACAAGATCAACCTGCTTCAGCAGCAGATCCAG GTGAACATGCCCTATGTGATGATTCCAGCTTTCCACCCAAACACCCAGCCCCTCCCTGTCACCTCTGACCCCCCAATGACCTTGCCACTGCAGCCGATACCCTGCAAGCCGA TCGACTATCCTATGCAGCTGCTGCCAAACAGCCGCCCCGCATCCATCAAGAGGAGCAGTAACTCCTTCCGGCAG GAGGCCAGCCAGCCCTTGAACCTGACCTCCAAGCCAAAGGGGATGGAACTAAGGAAGACATCCAGCCCACAGAACCTGGAGCTGGGATCGCTGGGGCTCCATGGGGCCTACAGACCCAGAGATCTCCAGAGAGAGGTGTCCAACAGCTCACCACGGTCTGCCCTCA GTTTCCTGGGAGACGGTGACCTGGTCACCCAGGCCATCCATGATGCCCAGCAGCTCCTGAGGAGTCACAGCGGCGGAGGgagggagagggagagagacTGTTCAGGAAAAATG GAACATAAAGGTTCTCTCCGTCCTGAAAAAGTAACTCACTACGAGCGTGGTGAAGAAAGACACGGCCTGCAGGCCACTGAGGACAACCTCAGCAGTGACTCGGAGG GTGCCTTGCCCATCTCAGTACCAGGCAGCTACGCTGAGACCCGGCCCACTTCCTCCACTGGCCACATCAAGAGACCCATGAATGCCTTCATGGTGTGGGCCAAGGACGAGCGCAGGAGGATCCTCCAGGCTTTCCCTGACATGCACAACTCCTCCATCAGCAAGATTCTAG GCTCCAGGTGGAAGGCCATGTCCAACCAGGAGAAGCAGCCTTACTATGAGGAGCAGGCGAGGCTGAGCAGGCAGCACCTGGAGCGTTACCCTGACTACAAATACAAGCCCCGGCCCAAACGGACCTGCATCGTGGAGGGCCGAAGGCTGAGGGTGGGCGAGTACAAGGCCATGATGAAGAGCCGTAGGCAGGAGCAGAGAGCGACTTACGGGCACAG TCAATCAGAGCCACAGCAGATCCATTACTCCCAAAGTGACAGCCAGTATCCAGCCGGCGGGTCCATCTCCGTCCCAGGCTTGCCGTTTCACCCCGCGCTGCTGGAGCACTACCTGCCACAAGTCCCGGCCACTGGCCACAGATCAGAGGGCCGGGACACGCCCACCCCTCAGcccagagacagagacagagacagagagagggaaCAAGAGAGAGAGCGACCCCCGTACAGCGAAGGAGAAGAAAGCGATCTGGGAGAGAGGAGCGAAGGCGAACTGGTGCTCCTCACAGACTGA